From Sphingopyxis sp. MWB1, a single genomic window includes:
- a CDS encoding crotonase/enoyl-CoA hydratase family protein, whose amino-acid sequence MGEFLSVERRGKIAILTMDKPESMNAIGTHEDCQDIIQTLAALGEDRGVSAIILTGRGKAFSAGGNLKGMKERKGIGVLDQPDSTRSNYRKGVQAVIRALMDCEIPMIAAVNGHAIGLGADLACTCDIRIAAESAQFACSFVKVGIVPGDGGAWLLQKVLGYPRAAELFLTGDRFDAAAAKEFGLVTEVVPDAELLDRAIAIAERIVCNPPRALRLTKRLLREAQHSRMSDILELSAAYQAIVHETADNREAIDAFIEKRAPVFTGE is encoded by the coding sequence ATGGGTGAATTTCTGAGTGTCGAACGGCGGGGCAAAATTGCCATACTGACGATGGACAAGCCCGAAAGCATGAACGCCATCGGTACGCATGAGGATTGCCAGGACATCATCCAGACCCTTGCCGCGCTGGGCGAGGATCGCGGGGTCAGCGCCATCATTCTGACCGGTCGCGGCAAGGCCTTCAGCGCGGGCGGCAATCTGAAGGGTATGAAGGAACGCAAGGGAATCGGCGTGCTCGACCAGCCCGATTCGACGCGCAGCAATTATCGCAAGGGCGTGCAGGCGGTGATCCGCGCGCTGATGGACTGCGAAATTCCGATGATCGCGGCGGTCAATGGCCATGCCATCGGGCTGGGCGCTGATCTGGCCTGCACCTGCGACATTCGTATCGCCGCCGAAAGCGCCCAATTCGCCTGCAGCTTCGTCAAGGTCGGGATCGTCCCCGGCGATGGCGGGGCGTGGCTGCTCCAGAAAGTGCTGGGCTATCCCCGCGCTGCCGAGCTTTTCCTGACCGGCGACCGTTTCGACGCCGCCGCCGCAAAGGAATTTGGCCTCGTCACCGAAGTCGTGCCCGATGCCGAACTGCTCGACCGCGCCATTGCCATCGCAGAGCGGATCGTGTGCAATCCGCCGCGCGCGCTGCGCCTGACCAAAAGGCTGCTTCGCGAGGCGCAGCATAGCCGGATGAGCGATATCCTCGAACTCAGCGCCGCCTATCAGGCGATTGTCCATGAAACCGCCGATAATCGCGAGGCCATTGACGCTTTTATCGAAAAGCGCGCGCCAGTGTTTACGGGAGAATGA
- a CDS encoding tyrosine-protein phosphatase yields MTMSSERVLPLSGVHNFRDYGGYAVDGGGRVREGLLWRSAHHEAATDDDLVAIDALGLETVVDLRGDDERALHPCRRPEGFSARVLFAEGNTAGLAPHLQAAKGAIDVETARARMIDTYAGMPYRPVLVATLRLYLAALAEYDAPSLVHCVAGKDRTGFAVAIVHRLLGVHEDDVMQDYLLTNRAGKIEERIAQGGAHIRARYGREISDEAIRMLMSVNPAFLDAAMATVRRDHGDVAGYAEAVLNLTPAMREAIMDKLLV; encoded by the coding sequence ATGACGATGTCCAGCGAGCGTGTGTTGCCGCTGTCGGGGGTGCATAATTTCCGCGATTATGGCGGCTATGCCGTCGATGGTGGCGGGCGAGTGCGCGAGGGCCTGTTATGGCGCTCCGCGCATCATGAAGCGGCGACCGATGATGATCTTGTGGCCATAGACGCGCTGGGGCTGGAAACCGTCGTCGACCTGCGCGGTGATGACGAGCGCGCGCTTCACCCCTGCCGCCGCCCCGAAGGCTTTTCGGCGCGCGTCCTGTTCGCGGAGGGCAATACGGCAGGCCTTGCCCCACATTTGCAGGCCGCCAAGGGCGCCATCGACGTCGAGACGGCGCGGGCGCGAATGATCGACACTTATGCCGGCATGCCCTATCGACCCGTGCTGGTGGCGACCTTACGCCTCTATCTCGCGGCGCTGGCCGAATATGATGCGCCCAGCCTCGTCCATTGTGTGGCGGGCAAGGATCGCACCGGCTTTGCCGTCGCCATCGTCCACCGGCTACTTGGCGTGCATGAGGATGATGTGATGCAGGATTATCTCCTCACCAATAGGGCGGGAAAGATTGAGGAACGCATCGCGCAGGGCGGCGCGCATATCCGCGCGCGCTATGGCCGCGAAATCAGCGACGAGGCGATCCGCATGCTGATGTCGGTCAATCCTGCCTTTCTCGATGCCGCCATGGCGACGGTGCGCCGCGACCATGGCGATGTCGCGGGCTATGCCGAGGCGGTGCTGAACCTGACCCCCGCCATGCGCGAAGCCATTATGGACAAGCTGCTCGTCTGA
- a CDS encoding Xaa-Pro dipeptidase, which translates to MRFHAKSGGILWGIAFGIAALAGAADASAAAGQGRVITAARYIDVLTGKMVEHPAIFVGVDGRITSIADARTVRWGQDVTHIDLGERTLLPGLIDMHVHLDGPADIGGYRGLGFTDSFWGMTAVQNARDMLSAGFTTVRNVGSRDRNDIGLKQAIDAGYAMGPRIVPAGYALGATGGHCDSTFLPPSLEKAHKEEGIGDTPDELRYQVRRQRKYGAEVIKVCATGGVFSRNTEPGQLQVPEKELRAIADEAHQWGLRVAAHAHGAEGIRAAIAAGIDTIEHASLVDDEGIRMAVARQRPVWFAMDIFNTEYTQAEGAKNGVLEDNLRKDREIAQIQRDNFRKAHRAGVRMVFASDAGVMPHGDVAGQFRVMVEYGMTPIQAIQAATRNAAEALGRERDLGAIAVGRYADIIAVDGDPLANIRALENVDAVVKGGVQVKGN; encoded by the coding sequence ATGCGGTTTCATGCCAAGTCAGGCGGGATTCTATGGGGAATTGCTTTCGGGATCGCTGCTCTAGCGGGGGCGGCTGACGCATCCGCAGCGGCGGGGCAGGGCCGTGTCATCACGGCTGCCCGCTATATAGATGTACTCACCGGCAAAATGGTCGAACATCCCGCGATTTTCGTGGGGGTCGACGGGCGCATTACCAGCATCGCTGATGCACGTACGGTGCGCTGGGGGCAGGATGTCACCCATATAGACCTGGGGGAGCGCACGCTCCTTCCGGGACTGATCGACATGCATGTTCATCTCGACGGTCCCGCCGACATCGGCGGTTATCGCGGACTGGGCTTTACGGACAGTTTCTGGGGTATGACGGCGGTGCAAAATGCGCGCGACATGCTGAGCGCCGGCTTTACGACGGTTCGCAATGTCGGCTCGCGCGACCGCAATGACATCGGGCTGAAGCAGGCGATTGATGCGGGCTATGCGATGGGGCCGCGCATCGTCCCGGCGGGCTATGCGCTTGGCGCGACGGGAGGCCATTGCGACAGCACATTTCTGCCTCCCAGCCTTGAAAAAGCGCATAAGGAGGAAGGGATCGGCGATACTCCCGACGAGCTGCGCTATCAGGTGCGGCGGCAGCGCAAATATGGCGCCGAAGTCATCAAGGTTTGCGCGACCGGCGGGGTCTTTTCGCGCAATACCGAACCGGGACAGCTGCAGGTCCCCGAAAAGGAACTGCGCGCCATTGCGGACGAAGCGCATCAATGGGGCCTCCGCGTTGCCGCGCACGCCCATGGTGCGGAGGGAATACGCGCAGCGATAGCGGCGGGGATCGACACGATCGAACATGCCAGCCTGGTCGATGACGAGGGGATTCGCATGGCGGTTGCGCGCCAGCGGCCCGTCTGGTTCGCGATGGATATTTTCAACACCGAATATACCCAAGCCGAAGGCGCGAAAAATGGTGTGCTGGAGGATAATCTTCGCAAGGACCGCGAGATTGCCCAGATTCAGCGCGACAATTTCCGCAAGGCGCACCGCGCGGGCGTTCGCATGGTCTTTGCCTCCGACGCCGGGGTGATGCCGCATGGCGATGTCGCCGGACAATTTCGCGTGATGGTCGAATATGGGATGACGCCGATCCAGGCAATACAGGCCGCAACCCGCAATGCTGCGGAAGCTTTGGGTCGCGAACGCGATCTCGGTGCCATCGCTGTGGGTCGCTATGCGGATATCATCGCCGTCGACGGAGATCCCCTCGCCAATATTCGCGCGCTGGAAAACGTCGATGCGGTGGTGAAGGGCGGGGTGCAGGTCAAGGGAAACTGA
- a CDS encoding S41 family peptidase, whose protein sequence is MAVSSPIAAALFLFAAATDPVDTPDYAGDARALDQMILDYYAYPEHLPEGRLPDSAKLAEERAAVHDHRSLLAYAERRIASLADHHAITGASFADSWAVVPTYGDLWISPDGSHYRVEAVRPGSPAAKAGIAVGDRLIAVDGVPVDRAIASYWEAMGLSADGGVRAGYAARMLVAGRRDRDRDLSFARGGREWRVKLTSLYALPAEDHASPVSVTREANGAYAIRYHNSLGDNAAIAAFDAALATVPADAPVVIDLRDTPSGGNTTVARGAMGWFVNQPTAYQIHNLPSEKRETGIERQWVEQVLPRVQAVRPKPVAVRVGRWTGSMGEGMAIGFAAMGVPVCGDRMAGLLGAIYDFPLPSSGMVVKFPAERLYSVNGQPREEFQPIPAGKCPVPFPGE, encoded by the coding sequence ATGGCTGTTTCCTCTCCGATCGCGGCGGCACTGTTTTTGTTCGCCGCCGCGACCGACCCCGTGGATACGCCCGACTATGCGGGCGATGCCCGTGCGCTCGATCAGATGATCCTGGATTATTATGCTTATCCAGAGCATTTGCCCGAGGGCAGGTTGCCGGATTCGGCAAAGCTGGCGGAAGAGCGCGCGGCCGTCCATGACCACCGTTCGCTGCTTGCTTATGCGGAACGGCGTATCGCTTCGCTGGCGGATCATCATGCCATCACCGGGGCGTCCTTTGCCGACAGCTGGGCGGTGGTGCCAACCTATGGCGATCTGTGGATATCCCCGGACGGATCGCATTACCGGGTCGAAGCTGTGCGCCCCGGCAGCCCCGCCGCCAAGGCGGGTATCGCGGTGGGAGATCGGCTGATTGCCGTTGACGGCGTTCCGGTGGACCGCGCCATCGCTTCCTATTGGGAGGCGATGGGGCTGAGCGCCGATGGGGGCGTGCGCGCCGGTTATGCGGCGCGGATGCTTGTCGCCGGACGCCGCGACCGCGATCGTGACCTCAGCTTTGCGCGCGGCGGCAGGGAATGGCGGGTGAAGCTGACCAGCCTCTATGCGCTGCCCGCAGAAGATCATGCTTCACCCGTCAGCGTGACGCGCGAGGCCAATGGTGCCTATGCCATTCGCTATCATAATTCGCTGGGGGATAATGCGGCCATAGCCGCTTTTGACGCTGCCCTTGCCACTGTTCCCGCAGACGCCCCGGTTGTAATCGACCTGCGCGATACGCCCAGCGGCGGGAATACCACGGTAGCGCGGGGCGCCATGGGCTGGTTTGTCAACCAGCCGACCGCCTATCAGATCCATAATCTGCCCTCCGAAAAGCGCGAAACCGGTATTGAGCGTCAATGGGTGGAACAAGTGCTGCCGCGGGTGCAGGCGGTCCGGCCCAAGCCTGTGGCAGTCCGCGTCGGACGATGGACGGGCAGCATGGGCGAAGGCATGGCGATTGGCTTCGCGGCGATGGGTGTACCCGTCTGCGGCGACCGGATGGCGGGGCTGCTGGGCGCGATTTACGACTTTCCGCTTCCGTCCAGCGGAATGGTGGTCAAATTTCCTGCCGAGCGCCTTTATTCCGTGAATGGACAGCCGCGGGAAGAGTTTCAGCCTATCCCGGCTGGCAAATGTCCGGTGCCTTTCCCCGGCGAGTGA
- the lpdA gene encoding dihydrolipoyl dehydrogenase: protein MADTNYDLIVLGSGPGGYVAAIRGAQLGLKTAIVERELLGGICLNWGCIPTKALLRSAEIYHYMQHAKDYGLTAANISADIEAVVKRSRGVAKQLNQGVTHLMKKNKIAVHMGTGTLTAPGKLEVKGEKGSETLTAKHIIVATGARARDLPFAPADGKRIWTYRHAMTPPEMPKKLLVIGSGAIGIEFASFYNDMGADVTVVEMLDRIVPVEDADVSSFLEKSLKKQGMTILTGAGVEELKAGANGVSAKIKTKDGKVQAGEYSHAIVAIGIVPNTENIGLEALKVKTTKGHIDTDPYCRTNVKGLWAIGDVTAPPWLAHKASHEGVIAAEAIAQELGNKDVHPHPMDARNIPGCTYCHPQIASVGLTEAKAKEAGHEVRVGNFPFIGNGKAIALGEAEGFVKTVFDAKTGELLGAHMVGAEVTEMIQGYTIGKTAELVEEDFMHTVFPHPTISEAMHESVLAAYGRVLHV, encoded by the coding sequence ATGGCAGACACCAACTACGACCTCATCGTCCTTGGTTCGGGCCCCGGCGGCTATGTTGCGGCGATCCGGGGTGCCCAACTCGGCCTGAAAACCGCGATTGTCGAGCGAGAATTGCTTGGCGGCATCTGCCTCAACTGGGGCTGTATTCCGACCAAGGCGCTGCTGCGTTCGGCGGAAATCTATCATTATATGCAGCATGCGAAGGATTATGGCCTAACCGCAGCCAATATCAGCGCCGATATCGAAGCGGTGGTCAAGCGCTCGCGCGGCGTCGCAAAGCAGCTCAATCAGGGTGTCACCCACCTGATGAAGAAGAACAAGATCGCTGTTCACATGGGCACGGGCACGCTGACGGCGCCGGGCAAGCTGGAGGTGAAGGGCGAGAAGGGCAGCGAGACGCTGACCGCCAAGCATATCATCGTCGCCACCGGCGCACGCGCGCGCGACCTTCCCTTTGCGCCCGCCGACGGCAAGCGCATCTGGACCTATCGCCATGCGATGACGCCGCCCGAAATGCCCAAGAAATTGCTCGTTATCGGGTCGGGGGCCATCGGGATCGAATTTGCAAGCTTCTACAATGACATGGGCGCCGACGTTACCGTCGTCGAAATGCTCGACCGCATTGTCCCGGTCGAGGACGCTGACGTGTCCAGCTTCCTCGAAAAATCGCTGAAGAAGCAGGGCATGACCATATTGACCGGCGCCGGGGTCGAAGAACTGAAGGCGGGCGCGAACGGCGTTTCGGCCAAGATCAAGACAAAGGATGGCAAGGTTCAGGCGGGCGAATATAGCCACGCCATCGTCGCCATCGGCATCGTCCCCAACACCGAGAATATCGGGCTGGAGGCGCTGAAGGTCAAAACGACCAAGGGGCATATCGACACCGACCCCTATTGCCGCACCAATGTAAAGGGGCTGTGGGCGATCGGCGATGTCACCGCGCCGCCATGGCTTGCGCACAAGGCGAGCCATGAAGGGGTGATCGCCGCCGAAGCCATCGCGCAGGAACTGGGCAACAAGGATGTCCACCCACATCCGATGGATGCGCGCAACATTCCGGGCTGCACCTATTGCCATCCGCAGATCGCTTCGGTCGGCCTGACCGAGGCCAAGGCGAAGGAAGCGGGGCACGAGGTCCGCGTCGGCAACTTCCCCTTCATCGGCAATGGCAAGGCGATTGCGCTGGGCGAGGCCGAAGGTTTTGTGAAGACCGTTTTCGACGCCAAGACCGGTGAACTGCTCGGTGCGCATATGGTCGGCGCTGAGGTCACCGAGATGATCCAGGGCTATACCATCGGCAAGACTGCCGAACTGGTCGAGGAAGATTTCATGCACACGGTCTTCCCGCACCCGACGATCAGCGAGGCGATGCACGAAAGCGTCCTCGCAGCTTATGGGCGCGTGCTGCACGTCTGA